The following are from one region of the Heliangelus exortis chromosome 2, bHelExo1.hap1, whole genome shotgun sequence genome:
- the LOC139792475 gene encoding C-C chemokine receptor type 5-like, whose product MENYTVDALDLPLTTEFDYGDSAPCTGTEEKHFAAKFLPPLYSLVVIFGLIGNLLVVLILVKYKRLKSMTDIYLLNLAISDLLFIFSLPFWAYYAVHDWIFGEVLCRILSGVYLLGFYSGIFFIILLTLDRYLAIVHAVFALKARTVSYGILTSAVTWAVAIFASVPGVVFHKTQKENLHYTCSAHYPPEQRNVWKQFLALKMNILGLVIPMLIMICSYTQIIKTLLQCRNEKKHKAVRLIFIIMIVYFFFWAPYNICILLRDFQGTFSITTCEGNSQLHKATQVTETLSMIHCCINPVIYAFAGEKFRKYLHRFFRKQIAFHFSKYCPVFYVDTAERASSSYTQSTGEQEVSAALIPL is encoded by the coding sequence ATGGAAAACTACACCGTGGATGCACTGGACTTGCCACTGACAACAGAATTTGACTATGGCGATTCAGCACCATGCACAGGAACCGAGGAAAAACACTTTGCAGCAAAATTTCTGCCACCGCTTTATTCTTTGGTGGTGATATTTGGCCTCATAGGCAATTTGCTTGTTGTCCTTATTCTGGTAAAATACAAGAGATTGAAGAGTATGACTGACATTTATCTCCTCAACTTGGCGATTTCTGATTTGctctttatattttctctccctttttggGCCTATTATGCTGTTCACGACTGGATTTTTGGGGAGGTGCTGTGCAGAATTCTCTCAGGTGTCTACCTCCTTGGCTTCTACAGTGGGATCTTTTTCATAATCCTGTTGACCCTAGACAGATATCTGGCCATAGTGCACGCAGTGTTTGCTTTAAAAGCTCGGACGGTTTCCTACGGCATCCTCACCAGTGCTGTCACCTGGGCTGTTGCTATTTTTGCTTCAGTTCCTGGGGTTGTATTTCACAAAactcaaaaggaaaatttaCATTATACTTGCAGTGCTCACTATCcaccagagcagagaaatgTATGGAAGCAATTCCTGGCCTTAAAAATGAACATTCTGGGACTTGTTATTCCAATGTTAATTATGATCTGCAGCTACACACAGATTATAAAGACCTTACTGCAGTGTAGGAAtgagaagaaacacaaagctGTCAGGCTTATTTTTATCATCATgattgtctatttttttttctgggcaccATACAACATTTGCATTCTCCTACGTGATTTCCAAGGTACATTTTCCATCACTACTTGTGAAGGGAACAGTCAACTTCACAAAGCAACCCAAGTGACAGAAACACTCTCGATGATCCACTGTTGTATCAACCCTGTAATTTATGCTTTTGCTGGAGAAAAATTTAGGAAGTATCTTCACAGATTCTTCCGAAAGCAGATTGCATTCCACTTCTCTAAATACTGCCCTGTTTTCTATGTTGACACAGCTGAACGGGCCAGCTCTTCCTACACACAATCTACTGGAGAACAGGAAGTTTCTGCTGCATT